One window of the Azospirillum sp. TSH100 genome contains the following:
- a CDS encoding MobA/MobL family protein: MADLGYFRIEQGMLSRGAGAKAGASAAYQSGERFRTVIAAAAYQAGVGLTIGADLREAWAAKGQDPVSAVADFTGKSGVHHTDIRVPAGAPAWCADRQTLWTRVELSERRRDATLALQYTLSLSREVPIATSIRSVERFVDEHLGSRNLIADIAIHLYGRPLDPRVPAAAERLANTVDPAWPVIPVARVPSTPPVDGPHALELPDGHLVVYQPHAHVLATTRPLVDGALGPKDRDLSRKALLIGSRKLWERLCNEALAETGATHRVSQRSKWHRHRQQQDLGAAGPIPEPLCQVPLGPAYHPVVEGRALNFGGVDVMPHEFNAIVAELEKSRRATPDEKSVRLARAVVRIEELEGQGVRFSRETGGMVKVEAPPGVVVDWHDRRLWSGIHAMVLDYLETRDTERKARTPEPGTIGIAVPDASDRMTTVPEPAADAARLREELDAATQSVATIAAATGQAQPDAAASLADGIVTVARGAMAIAYERSRGMLMREQQARASADTRAEELTKDLARTKAALAQEQQKRRATDADCGALRAERTALRQQLTEAKRSAESATVTGAAAARQADEDRQARHRAEQALRLVRQAVDIDAADEQLALELRKRSQAASQQADAVAEAARAAGLTPEGLPSEPGARLRAIAQANRDQALDEVATLLDAPVRALGVHLRGAAAERVPAALAILTTAIEGRDAELVRERASREQAELEAQGWKRAYEALVRHGRRLVMLLARQAGLVEPAKAAWRRLMDAISHGKEPGDLSSALASRRDDAPARGEAPNRSPRQEEGQRTGRTDKVKPDAEAAPIMGGVKPPATTQESLEVMTGEKPRPSDAVAGAVRLTSAATEAVKALEARLSAMSKDDFLEAALVTERAAREAGEEGRRNEHRHAYSVIARVARQRGVALQPLQPSKPRILDEYVR, from the coding sequence GTGGCGGACCTGGGATACTTTCGCATCGAACAGGGCATGCTCTCCCGTGGCGCCGGCGCGAAAGCCGGAGCGTCAGCGGCTTATCAATCCGGTGAACGGTTCCGCACCGTCATCGCAGCGGCCGCTTACCAAGCTGGGGTCGGTCTGACCATCGGCGCCGACCTGCGGGAGGCGTGGGCGGCGAAGGGGCAGGATCCTGTGTCGGCGGTTGCGGACTTCACGGGCAAGTCGGGCGTTCACCACACCGACATCCGCGTGCCCGCGGGCGCGCCCGCTTGGTGCGCCGACCGGCAGACCTTGTGGACCCGGGTGGAACTCAGCGAACGGCGCCGTGACGCGACGCTGGCGCTGCAATACACGCTGTCGCTCAGCCGTGAGGTCCCCATCGCGACGTCGATCCGGTCGGTGGAGCGCTTCGTTGATGAGCACCTCGGATCACGCAACCTGATCGCCGACATTGCGATCCATCTGTACGGGCGCCCCCTGGACCCCAGGGTGCCGGCCGCCGCCGAGAGGTTGGCGAACACGGTCGATCCCGCGTGGCCGGTGATCCCAGTGGCCCGTGTCCCCAGCACTCCACCAGTGGACGGCCCCCACGCCCTGGAGTTGCCCGACGGGCACCTCGTCGTCTACCAGCCGCACGCGCATGTTCTGGCAACGACGCGCCCGCTCGTCGACGGCGCCCTGGGCCCGAAGGACCGCGACCTGTCGCGGAAGGCCCTTCTGATCGGAAGCCGCAAGCTGTGGGAGCGGCTGTGCAACGAAGCCTTGGCCGAAACCGGGGCGACCCATCGCGTATCTCAGCGGTCGAAGTGGCATCGCCACCGTCAACAGCAGGACCTCGGCGCCGCCGGTCCAATCCCTGAGCCGCTTTGCCAAGTGCCGCTCGGTCCGGCCTATCACCCGGTCGTCGAGGGGCGCGCTCTGAATTTTGGAGGAGTGGACGTCATGCCTCATGAATTCAATGCCATCGTGGCGGAGCTCGAAAAGTCCAGACGTGCAACGCCAGACGAAAAGTCGGTGCGTCTGGCTCGGGCCGTTGTCCGGATCGAAGAGCTGGAAGGGCAAGGGGTCCGCTTCAGCCGGGAAACGGGTGGGATGGTGAAGGTCGAAGCTCCTCCCGGTGTTGTCGTTGACTGGCATGACCGCCGCTTGTGGAGCGGGATACATGCGATGGTGCTCGACTACCTGGAGACCCGCGACACGGAACGGAAAGCGCGTACGCCCGAACCGGGCACCATCGGGATCGCCGTTCCTGATGCAAGCGACAGGATGACGACGGTGCCGGAGCCGGCGGCGGACGCGGCGCGGCTACGGGAGGAACTTGACGCTGCCACGCAGAGTGTCGCGACCATCGCGGCGGCGACCGGGCAGGCGCAGCCGGATGCCGCGGCCTCTCTGGCCGATGGCATCGTCACCGTCGCCCGCGGCGCCATGGCGATCGCGTACGAGAGATCGCGCGGCATGCTGATGCGCGAGCAGCAGGCGCGTGCGTCGGCGGACACCCGCGCCGAGGAACTCACCAAGGATTTGGCACGTACGAAGGCCGCCCTGGCGCAGGAGCAGCAGAAGCGTCGGGCAACGGATGCGGACTGTGGAGCCCTGCGCGCGGAAAGGACGGCACTGCGGCAGCAACTGACCGAGGCGAAGCGCAGCGCCGAGTCTGCGACCGTCACGGGAGCGGCGGCTGCCCGGCAGGCCGACGAAGATCGGCAAGCGCGTCACCGTGCCGAACAGGCACTCCGCCTCGTGCGGCAGGCGGTCGACATCGACGCTGCCGACGAACAGTTGGCGCTTGAGCTGCGCAAGCGGTCGCAGGCAGCCAGCCAACAGGCCGACGCCGTGGCGGAGGCGGCGCGGGCAGCGGGTCTGACGCCGGAGGGCCTGCCCAGTGAACCCGGCGCCCGGCTGCGGGCGATTGCGCAGGCGAACCGTGACCAGGCACTGGATGAGGTGGCCACCCTGTTGGACGCGCCGGTGAGGGCGCTTGGTGTGCACCTCCGCGGCGCCGCTGCCGAGCGGGTTCCGGCGGCTCTGGCGATCCTCACGACGGCGATCGAAGGCCGGGATGCGGAGCTTGTGCGGGAGCGCGCCAGCCGGGAGCAGGCGGAACTGGAAGCGCAGGGATGGAAACGCGCCTACGAGGCTCTGGTTCGCCACGGCCGGCGATTGGTGATGCTCCTTGCCCGGCAGGCCGGGCTGGTCGAACCGGCGAAGGCGGCGTGGCGTCGGCTGATGGATGCCATCAGTCATGGCAAGGAGCCGGGCGATCTTTCCTCTGCGCTCGCCAGCCGGCGCGATGATGCTCCAGCGCGCGGTGAGGCGCCAAACAGGAGCCCGCGGCAGGAGGAAGGCCAACGGACTGGCCGCACCGACAAGGTGAAGCCCGACGCGGAAGCGGCGCCCATCATGGGCGGCGTGAAGCCACCCGCGACAACCCAGGAGTCGCTGGAGGTCATGACAGGGGAGAAGCCGCGGCCATCGGACGCAGTGGCGGGCGCCGTCCGGTTGACCAGCGCCGCGACCGAGGCCGTCAAGGCCTTGGAGGCGCGGCTCAGCGCGATGAGCAAGGACGACTTCCTGGAGGCCGCGCTGGTGACCGAACGGGCAGCGCGTGAGGCGGGCGAGGAGGGGCGCCGGAACGAACACCGGCACGCCTATTCGGTCATCGCAAGGGTTGCGCGGCAGCGTGGCGTCGCCCTGCAGCCTCTCCAGCCGTCCAAGCCCCGGATCCTTGACGAGTATGTGAGATGA